One segment of Triticum aestivum cultivar Chinese Spring chromosome 2A, IWGSC CS RefSeq v2.1, whole genome shotgun sequence DNA contains the following:
- the LOC123188203 gene encoding chaperonin-like RbcX protein 2, chloroplastic, which translates to MAVAQAAAVVTPVVAGAAPSISPRPSSRGPAGAGGGLGWRRRPRGSARRGLVIADAFGGQYEDGFGDVELEIMNYFTYKATQTVLYQLYEMNPPAYTWLYNYLVVNDAKEGIHFLRALSKERQDLAERVMVTRLHLYGRWIKKCDHTKMYERISHENLELMRERLMETVVWPTDDTNSSDKQD; encoded by the exons ATGGCCGTCGCCCAGGCCGCAGCGGTCGTCACGCcggtggtggccggggcggcgcCATCCATCTCTCCGCGGCCGTCGTCCCGGGGACCGGCCGGAGCCGGAGGCGGGCTGGGGTGGCGCCGCCGGCCGAGGGGGAGCGCCCGCCGCGGCCTGGTCATCGCGGACGCGTTCGGCGGACAGTACGAAGACGGGTTCGGGGACGTGGAATTG GAAATCATGAATTACTTCACTTACAAGGCCACACAGACGGTTCTCTATCAGTTGTATGAGATGAATCCGCCGGCATACACTTGGCTTTATAA TTATCTTGTCGTCAATGACGCAAAAGAGGGTATACATTTCCTGCGAGCACTCTCGAAG GAGAGGCAAGACCTGGCAGAGAGGGTGATGGTCACGCGCCTTCACTTATACGGCAGATGGATCAAG AAATGCGACCATACGAAAATGTATGAGAGGATTTCGCATGAGAACTTGGAGCTCATGCGTGAGAGGCTAATGGAAACAGTGGTGTGGCCAACTGATGACACGAACTCCAGCGACAAGCAAGATTGA
- the LOC123188201 gene encoding L-type lectin-domain containing receptor kinase IX.1-like gives MRSRTTGTCFLALQFVLSFTLNIASVSPLSFKLNFTESNYSASTAIQFQEDAFYNKGIKLTKDELKGQITNSVGRAVYTNPVLLWDTTTGQLADFSTHFTFRITATNLSATHDPYGEGLAFFLSPYPSVVPNSSTGGFLGLFSNGSDHNDPSNELVAVEFDSHNDTWDPKGDHVGIDIHSIVSATNVLWNSSINDGRIANAWVSYQASSLNLSVFLTYLEDPQFSGNSTFSYSVDLRKYLPGKVAIGFSAATGRFVELHEILYWEFNSTDLQLMKTEKMRSVLVISLATITSVVVCSMCLVWCLLHFRTRRSRNEKQKKLGYHESIDGEFEKGSGPRRFRYNELVAATRNFALERKLGEGGFGAVYQGLLKDQNLDVAIKRVAKGSTQGRKEYISEVKIISRLRHRNLVQLEGWCHEHGEFLLVYEFMPNRSLDTHLYDNSNLLTWPLRFKVTAGVASALLYLHEEWEQCVIHRDIKPSNVMLDSAFNAKLGDFGLARLIDHDRASQTTVLAGTMGYMAPECVTTGKASKESDVYSFGILALEIACGRRPVVLKEDDDKIVLVQWVWDLYGRNKILNAVDSRLDGAFEDREAACLMVVGLWCAHPDYNLRPSIRQVISVLKFEAPLPNLPPKMPVAMYFAPPISLCRFSYTSSDGTLKQQGLERSNGYGKTSSSTATNASSSPPSVRLPEVGY, from the coding sequence ATGAGATCGAGAACCACGGGAACTTGCTTCCTGGCTCTCCAGTTCGTGCTATCCTTCACTCTCAATATTGCCAGCGTCAGTCCTCTGTCCTTCAAGCTGAATTTCACCGAATCCAACTATAGTGCGTCCACCGCAATCCAGTTCCAGGAGGACGCCTTCTACAACAAGGGGATCAAGCTCACCAAGGACGAGCTGAAAGGTCAGATCACTAACAGTGTAGGCCGAGCAGTCTACACCAATCCAGTGCTTCTCTGGGATACCACCACTGGTCAGTTAGCCGACTTCTCAACCCACTTCACCTTCAGGATAACTGCCACAAACTTGAGCGCAACCCACGATCCATACGGTGAGGGCCTAGCCTTCTTCCTCTCACCGTACCCTTCGGTGGTTCCCAATAGCTCCACTGGTGGTTTTCTTGGCCTCTTCAGCAATGGGAGTGATCACAATGACCCATCCAATGAGCTCGTGGCTGTTGAGTTCGACAGCCACAATGACACATGGGACCCAAAAGGAGACCATGTGGGCATCGACATCCATTCAATTGTATCCGCAACCAATGTGTTGTGGAATAGTAGCATTAATGATGGTCGCATAGCCAATGCGTGGGTAAGTTACcaggccagctccttgaacttgagCGTCTTCTTGACGTACCTGGAGGATCCACAATTCAGTGGCAACTCCACCTTCTCTTATTCAGTTGATCTCAGAAAATACCTCCCAGGCAAAGTGGCCATTGGCTTCTCAGCAGCCACGGGTAGATTTGTTGAGCTCCATGAGATACTTTACTGGGAATTCAATTCTACGGATTTGCAGCTGATGAAGACTGAGAAGATGAGAAGTGTACTGGTCATAAGCTTGGCTACTATAACAAGTGTCGTGGTCTGTTCTATGTGCTTGGTTTGGTGCCTTCTTCATTTTAGGACTAGGAGATCAAGAAATGAGAAACAAAAGAAGCTAGGATACCATGAGTCCATTGATGGTGAATTTGAAAAAGGGAGTGGCCCAAGAAGATTTCGGTACAATGAACTTGTGGCCGCCACAAGGAACTTTGCTTTGGAGAGGAAGCTTGGAGAAGGAGGATTCGGCGCAGTCTACCAGGGCCTTTTGAAGGATCAAAACCTCGATGTTGCCATAAAGCGAGTGGCAAAAGGGTCTACACAGGGAAGGAAGGAGTACATATCTGAGGTCAAGATCATCAGCCGGCTGAGGCATCGCAACCTCGTGCAGCTTGAGGGCTGGTGTCATGAGCACGGAGAGTTCTTGCTTGTCTATGAGTTCATGCCAAACAGGAGCTTGGACACACACCTCTATGATAACAGTAACTTGCTAACATGGCCATTGAGGTTCAAGGTCACCGCAGGTGTTGCATCCGCCCTCCTGTACCTCCACGAGGAATGGGAGCAATGTGTCATTCACCGTGATATCAAACCGAGCAATGTCATGCTTGATTCTGCATTCAATGCCAAGCTTGGTGATTTTGGGCTCGCGCGGCTCATTGACCACGACCGAGCCTCGCAAACTACAGTGTTAGCTGGGACAATGGGTTACATGGCTCCAGAGTGTGTCACCACTGGCAAGGCAAGCAAAGAATCTGATGTCTACAGCTTCGGGATTCTTGCATTGGAGATTGCATGCGGAAGGCGACCAGTTGTGCTAAAGGAAGACGATGACAAGATCGTATTGGTTCAGTGGgtatgggatctctatggaagaaaCAAGATTCTTAATGCAGTTGACAGCAGGCTTGATGGCGCATTTGAAGATAGAGAGGCAGCATGCTTGATGGTTGTCGGACTCTGGTGTGCACATCCAGATTACAATCTCCGACCTTCAATTCGTCAGGTCATAAGTGTACTGAAGTTTGAAGCACCATTGCCAAACCTTCCCCCAAAGATGCCAGTGGCCATGTACTTTGCACCGCCAATTTCTCTGTGCAGGTTTTCATACACCTCATCTGATGGGACACTCAAGCAGCAGGGGCTGGAGAGGTCCAATGGTTATGGAAAAACAAGCTCATCCACTGCAACCAATGCATCCAGTTCACCTCCTTCTGTGCGGCTGCCAGAGGTGGGCTACTAA
- the LOC123188202 gene encoding protein N-lysine methyltransferase METTL21A, which yields MAAAATATAAAACSSNVSVSDATNASPSNTPAISSASDSDSDSEDLRLLLPNLLPASAAAAAAPSSEGQLHQFHLPALPSPITVRTIPSLGLTFQLWPSATTLLRFLPASPHLLPRPPTAHCPLSIMELGSGTGAAGLALAAALPAHTVLSDLPAALPNLRHNASLNAPLLDSRGGSVSVVPLPWGDAAAMGAVVAPAPASRFDLVVASDVVYYEELVDPLIETLRFFVKGDVVFLMAHMRRWKRTDKKFFGKARKVFDIEVLHKDPPPEGWRHGPVVYRFTAKKQRDKK from the coding sequence ATGGCGGCCGCCGccacagccaccgccgccgccgcatgtTCGTCCAACGTCTCTGTTTCCGACGCCACCAACGCATCTCCCTCCAACACACCCGCCATATCCTCTGcttccgactccgactccgactccgaggATCTCCGACTCCTCCTCCCAAACCTCCTCcccgcttccgccgccgccgccgccgccccctcatcCGAGGGGCAGCTCCACCAATTCCACCTCCCCGCGCTTCCGTCCCCCATCACCGTCCGCACCATCCCTTCCCTCGGGCTCACCTTCCAGCTCTGGCCCTCCGCCACCACGCTCCTCCGCTTCCTCCCAGCCTCCCCGCATCTCCTCCCGCGCCCGCCCACCGCCCACTGCCCGCTCAGCATCATGGAGCTCGGCTCCGGGACCGGCGCCGCGGGCCTCGCCCTGGCGGCGGCCCTCCCGGCGCACACCGTCCTCTCCGACCTCCCCGCCGCGCTCCCCAATCTCCGCCACAACGCCTCCCTCAACGCGCCCCTCCTCGACTCCCGCGGTGGCTCCGTCTCCGTCGTGCCGCTCCCCTGGGGCGATGCCGCCGCGATGGGGGCCGTGGTGGCCCCAGCGCCGGCGTCTCGGTTTGACCTCGTCGTGGCGTCGGACGTGGTCTACTACGAGGAGTTGGTCGACCCCCTGATAGAGACGCTGCGGTTCTTCGTGAAGGGGGATGTGGTGTTCCTGATGGCGCACATGAGGAGGTGGAAACGCACGGATAAGAAATTCTTCGGGAAGGCCAGGAAGGTGTTCGACATTGAGGTTTTGCACAAGGATCCACCCCCCGAAGGCTGGCGCCATGGTCCGGTGGTCTACCGCTTCACAGCGAAGAAGCAGCGTGACAAGAAGTGA